The following proteins are co-located in the Acinetobacter shaoyimingii genome:
- the hemJ gene encoding protoporphyrinogen oxidase HemJ translates to MDAPSDAFLWVKALHIIAVVCWFAALFYLPRLFVYHAMSEDDASHQRFQIMERKLYRGIMWPAMLATLITAHFLVDWGDATRHYHEALWFYLKVGLVGLLIIYHLVCGYYRKKLMIDPHYKSHKFWRFFNELPTFILFAVVILVVVKPQF, encoded by the coding sequence ATGGATGCTCCATCAGATGCTTTCCTTTGGGTAAAAGCATTACATATTATTGCCGTGGTGTGTTGGTTTGCTGCTTTGTTCTACTTGCCACGGTTATTTGTTTACCATGCCATGAGTGAAGATGATGCCAGTCATCAACGTTTCCAAATTATGGAACGTAAGCTGTACCGAGGTATTATGTGGCCAGCAATGCTTGCCACCCTTATTACAGCACACTTTTTGGTCGATTGGGGCGATGCAACACGACATTACCATGAAGCACTTTGGTTTTATTTGAAAGTTGGACTGGTTGGATTACTAATCATTTATCATTTAGTTTGCGGTTATTATCGTAAAAAACTGATGATTGATCCTCATTATAAATCACACAAATTTTGGCGCTTTTTTAATGAATTGCCGACATTTATCTTATTTGCAGTGGTAATTTTAGTGGTGGTTAAACCACAATTCTAA
- the fusA gene encoding elongation factor G: MARQTPISRYRNIGISAHIDAGKTTTTERILFYTGVSHKIGEVHDGAATMDWMEQEQERGITITSAATTTFWSGMSKQYPEHRINVIDTPGHVDFTIEVERSMRVLDGACMVYCAVGGVQPQSETVWRQANKYQVPRLAFVNKMDRTGANFFRVVEQMKTRLGAHPVPVVIPVGAEENFQGVIDLIEMKQIIWDEASQGMKFEYGDIPAELQELAEEWRTNMVEAAAEASEELMDEYLNNGDLSKEQIVAGLRAQTLACEIQPMLCGTAFKNKGVQRMLDAVIDFLPSPTEVKPIEGILDDKAETKATREASDEQPFSALAFKIMNDKFVGNLTFVRVYSGVLKQGDPVYNPVKSKRERIGRIVQMHANERQDLDEIRAGDIAACVGLKDVTTGDTLCDEKHIITLERMEFPEPVISLAVEPKTKADQEKMSIALGRLAKEDPSFRVRTDEESGQTIIAGMGELHLDIIVDRMKREFNVEANIGKPMVAYRETIKKTVEQEGKFVRQTGGKGKFGHVYVRLEPMDTDAGKEYEFAEEVVGGVVPKEFFGAVDKGIQERMKNGVLAGYPVVGIKATLFDGSYHDVDSDELSFKMAGSYAFRDGFMKADPVLLEPIMKVEVETPEDYMGDIMGDLNRRRGMVQGMDDLPGGTKAIRAEVPLAEMFGYATQMRSMSQGRATYSMEFAKYAETPRNVAEGIISKFQSGGKKGDDE, encoded by the coding sequence ATGGCTCGTCAAACCCCTATTTCTCGTTACCGTAATATTGGTATTTCAGCGCACATCGATGCTGGTAAAACCACGACTACAGAACGTATTTTGTTCTACACAGGTGTATCTCACAAAATTGGTGAAGTACATGATGGTGCAGCAACAATGGACTGGATGGAACAAGAGCAAGAACGTGGTATTACAATCACTTCAGCTGCTACGACTACATTCTGGTCAGGTATGTCTAAACAGTACCCAGAACACCGTATCAACGTAATTGATACACCGGGACACGTTGACTTCACAATCGAAGTTGAACGTTCTATGCGTGTTCTTGATGGTGCTTGTATGGTTTACTGTGCTGTAGGTGGTGTTCAACCTCAGTCTGAAACTGTATGGCGTCAAGCGAATAAATACCAAGTTCCTCGTTTAGCATTCGTGAACAAGATGGACCGTACAGGTGCCAACTTCTTCCGTGTTGTTGAACAAATGAAAACACGTCTTGGTGCACACCCTGTACCAGTAGTAATCCCTGTTGGCGCTGAAGAAAACTTCCAAGGCGTTATCGATTTGATCGAAATGAAACAGATCATTTGGGATGAAGCTTCTCAAGGTATGAAGTTTGAGTACGGTGATATCCCTGCTGAACTTCAAGAACTTGCTGAAGAATGGCGTACAAACATGGTTGAAGCTGCGGCTGAAGCTTCTGAAGAATTGATGGACGAATACTTGAACAATGGCGACTTGTCGAAAGAACAAATCGTTGCTGGTCTTCGTGCTCAAACTTTGGCTTGCGAAATCCAACCAATGCTTTGTGGTACAGCGTTCAAAAACAAAGGTGTTCAACGTATGTTGGATGCTGTTATTGACTTCTTACCATCACCGACTGAAGTTAAGCCAATCGAAGGTATTCTTGACGATAAAGCTGAAACTAAAGCGACTCGTGAAGCATCTGACGAACAACCGTTCTCTGCACTTGCATTCAAAATTATGAATGACAAGTTCGTAGGTAACTTAACGTTCGTACGTGTTTATTCTGGTGTGCTTAAACAAGGCGACCCAGTATATAACCCAGTTAAATCTAAACGTGAACGTATCGGTCGTATCGTGCAAATGCACGCAAACGAACGTCAAGATCTTGACGAAATCCGTGCGGGTGATATCGCTGCGTGTGTAGGTCTTAAAGACGTAACTACTGGTGATACACTATGTGATGAAAAACACATCATCACTTTAGAGCGTATGGAATTCCCTGAGCCAGTAATTTCTTTAGCTGTAGAGCCTAAGACTAAAGCTGACCAAGAGAAAATGTCTATCGCGCTTGGTCGTTTGGCGAAAGAAGATCCATCGTTCCGTGTACGCACAGACGAAGAATCTGGCCAAACAATTATTGCTGGTATGGGTGAGCTTCACCTTGACATCATCGTTGACCGTATGAAGCGTGAATTCAACGTTGAAGCGAACATTGGTAAACCAATGGTAGCTTACCGCGAAACAATCAAAAAGACTGTTGAGCAAGAAGGTAAGTTCGTTCGTCAAACTGGTGGTAAAGGTAAATTCGGTCACGTATACGTACGTCTTGAGCCAATGGATACTGACGCTGGTAAAGAATACGAATTCGCTGAAGAAGTTGTTGGTGGTGTAGTACCTAAAGAATTCTTCGGTGCAGTTGACAAAGGTATCCAAGAACGTATGAAGAATGGTGTACTAGCTGGTTACCCAGTTGTAGGCATCAAAGCGACATTGTTCGATGGTTCTTACCATGATGTCGATTCTGACGAATTGTCGTTCAAAATGGCGGGTTCTTACGCATTCCGTGACGGTTTCATGAAAGCAGATCCTGTTCTTCTTGAACCAATCATGAAAGTTGAAGTAGAAACTCCAGAAGACTACATGGGCGATATCATGGGTGACTTAAACCGTCGTCGTGGTATGGTTCAAGGTATGGACGATTTACCTGGTGGTACTAAAGCTATTCGTGCTGAAGTTCCACTTGCTGAGATGTTTGGTTACGCGACTCAAATGCGTTCTATGTCTCAAGGTCGTGCGACTTACTCTATGGAATTTGCTAAATATGCTGAAACTCCACGTAACGTGGCTGAAGGCATCATTTCTAAGTTCCAATCTGGCGGTAAAAAAGGTGACGACGAGTAA
- a CDS encoding EcsC family protein yields MANSYNKQSRGLISNAFGVAKKLTNTGFDLLTHVAPGSVSKLNQTPEDHQIIEGKAKEKTMNDKKQLDNPQEMIREHVPKVTAQLLGRHYNKVNNIASFISPDLNNKIADYFFDKLDDFSSSLSSVDHVLKEVGAKNLGELASDASRSSRISAALANQNKLIAAVQGAVTGATGVVGTAIDIPTSLVLTLRAIYQTGRAHGFELDRKSERDIVEYVFKQVDLGALAEKQTVLVALRAFSNVLETQNVQQLQTLLGSSNDFAVLQKWMSQEDGTAKWAWLNHIPKISILSKLTPLAGAGVGAVYSWKLIEDANKKAEVIFSSAQQYLLQHPNEPVDILTAYERSKALIEQASPLLNQDNQSAPNKLDPQSDLDSAPDQIDNQVIKEIRVEQKPEEKPEQESVAEGLKKLAETHVEPKPVESKSVDEKSAASKPDETQAKSEPQVNAVSEVEQKTATKQTTPAKTQADRQVEVKNEANATATRGNAKKTTKTNQNAAKVDSKPTVKVVKKSTQDNKTTQTQKQATESSSLTKKEEQPKAK; encoded by the coding sequence ATGGCAAATTCTTATAACAAACAATCTCGCGGTTTGATTTCGAATGCGTTCGGAGTGGCTAAAAAGCTCACCAACACAGGGTTTGATCTACTGACTCATGTTGCACCAGGCAGTGTTTCGAAACTGAATCAAACACCTGAAGATCATCAAATAATTGAAGGGAAGGCGAAAGAAAAAACAATGAATGATAAAAAACAGTTAGATAATCCACAGGAAATGATTCGTGAGCACGTTCCTAAAGTGACCGCACAATTATTGGGTCGTCATTATAATAAAGTGAATAATATTGCTTCCTTTATTTCACCAGATCTTAACAATAAAATTGCAGATTACTTTTTTGACAAACTTGATGATTTTTCATCATCGTTAAGTTCTGTTGATCATGTTTTAAAGGAAGTTGGTGCTAAAAATTTAGGCGAACTTGCATCTGATGCATCTCGTTCTAGTCGTATTAGTGCTGCTTTGGCAAATCAAAACAAACTGATTGCCGCGGTTCAAGGGGCAGTAACGGGAGCAACAGGTGTTGTTGGTACAGCCATTGATATCCCAACGTCTTTGGTGCTGACTTTAAGAGCAATCTATCAAACGGGTCGTGCACACGGTTTTGAGCTTGATCGGAAAAGTGAAAGAGATATTGTTGAATATGTGTTCAAACAAGTTGACTTAGGTGCGCTTGCTGAAAAGCAAACGGTGCTGGTTGCTTTACGTGCATTTTCAAATGTGCTTGAAACTCAAAATGTACAGCAACTTCAAACGTTGCTTGGCTCAAGTAATGATTTTGCAGTATTACAAAAATGGATGAGCCAAGAAGATGGTACTGCGAAGTGGGCATGGTTGAATCATATCCCTAAAATTTCGATTTTATCTAAACTGACACCTCTGGCAGGTGCAGGTGTGGGTGCGGTCTATAGTTGGAAATTGATTGAAGACGCAAACAAAAAAGCAGAAGTGATCTTTTCGAGCGCGCAACAATATCTACTTCAGCATCCCAATGAACCTGTCGATATTTTAACGGCATATGAACGATCAAAAGCTTTAATTGAACAAGCAAGCCCGTTGCTGAATCAGGATAATCAATCTGCTCCGAATAAATTGGATCCACAATCAGATTTAGATTCGGCACCAGATCAGATCGATAACCAAGTGATCAAAGAGATTCGTGTTGAACAAAAGCCTGAAGAAAAACCAGAGCAAGAATCGGTTGCTGAAGGATTGAAAAAGCTTGCTGAGACACATGTTGAACCTAAACCTGTTGAGTCTAAGTCCGTAGATGAGAAATCAGCAGCATCTAAACCAGATGAGACGCAAGCAAAAAGTGAGCCTCAAGTAAATGCTGTATCGGAAGTTGAACAGAAAACGGCAACGAAGCAGACTACACCAGCAAAAACACAAGCTGACAGGCAAGTTGAGGTAAAAAATGAAGCTAACGCTACCGCAACAAGAGGGAATGCAAAAAAAACCACGAAGACGAATCAGAATGCTGCAAAAGTAGACTCGAAGCCAACAGTCAAAGTTGTGAAAAAAAGCACTCAAGACAACAAAACGACACAAACTCAAAAACAAGCGACTGAGTCATCTTCGCTTACAAAAAAAGAGGAACAACCTAAAGCAAAGTAA
- the rpsL gene encoding 30S ribosomal protein S12 yields the protein MATTNQLIRKGRTTLIEKSKVPALKACPQRRGVCTRVYTTTPKKPNSAMRKVCRVRLTSGFEVSSYIGGEGHNLQEHSVVLIRGGRVKDLPGVRYHTVRGSLDCAGVKDRNQSRSKYGTKRPKK from the coding sequence ATGGCAACAACAAATCAGTTGATCCGTAAGGGTCGTACAACTTTGATTGAAAAATCAAAAGTTCCTGCGTTGAAGGCTTGTCCACAACGTCGTGGTGTTTGTACACGTGTTTACACAACTACACCTAAAAAACCTAACTCAGCAATGCGTAAAGTTTGCCGTGTTCGCTTAACTTCTGGTTTTGAAGTATCAAGCTACATCGGTGGTGAAGGCCATAACCTACAAGAGCACAGTGTTGTTCTTATCCGTGGTGGTCGTGTTAAAGACTTACCAGGTGTACGTTACCATACCGTTCGTGGTTCATTAGACTGTGCTGGTGTTAAAGATCGTAACCAGTCTCGTTCTAAATACGGTACTAAACGTCCTAAGAAATAA
- a CDS encoding metal-dependent hydrolase, with the protein MNAKVNITNRAGASFPVRRMKFDFENVPEYWMNGSAGLTHFMTALSALFPAGEKFFIDSVRAVRNYPEIKDNEALQKEISAFIGQEAMHTHEHAGFNQSAQKFGHDVDRLEKYTGAVIQGFRKTAAFIGKPFGVNQQMIDLIGTTALEHFTATIASELLRNNHIQELMTDETMKTMWLWHAIEENEHKAVAYDVFEGVFGQGFKAYAARTSGLVMAMVVLLIVQSYFVARLLREDKQLNVDAFKDIYIYAYSPSKGIITGMTKEMLAYFKPGFHPNHLETDGLLEKWKSKLGL; encoded by the coding sequence ATGAATGCAAAAGTCAATATTACGAATCGAGCTGGTGCAAGTTTTCCTGTACGTCGTATGAAATTTGATTTTGAAAACGTACCTGAATATTGGATGAATGGTTCAGCAGGCTTAACTCATTTTATGACTGCACTTTCAGCATTATTCCCTGCAGGCGAAAAATTCTTTATTGATAGTGTTCGTGCAGTCAGAAATTATCCTGAAATTAAAGACAATGAAGCATTGCAAAAAGAAATCAGTGCTTTTATTGGTCAAGAAGCAATGCATACTCATGAGCATGCAGGTTTTAACCAATCTGCACAGAAATTTGGTCATGATGTTGATCGTCTAGAAAAGTATACAGGAGCGGTGATTCAAGGTTTCCGCAAAACAGCTGCTTTTATTGGTAAGCCGTTTGGTGTTAATCAACAAATGATCGATCTGATTGGTACCACAGCCTTAGAACATTTCACTGCGACCATTGCTTCAGAACTGTTACGCAATAACCATATTCAGGAACTCATGACCGATGAAACCATGAAAACCATGTGGTTATGGCATGCGATAGAAGAAAATGAGCATAAAGCCGTAGCTTACGACGTATTTGAAGGTGTTTTTGGTCAAGGCTTTAAAGCTTATGCCGCACGTACAAGTGGTTTAGTGATGGCCATGGTTGTACTTCTAATCGTTCAGTCATATTTCGTAGCACGCTTATTACGTGAAGATAAACAGCTCAATGTAGATGCATTTAAAGATATTTATATTTATGCATACAGTCCGTCGAAAGGCATCATTACAGGGATGACCAAAGAGATGTTGGCTTATTTCAAACCTGGTTTTCATCCAAATCATTTAGAGACAGATGGTTTATTGGAAAAGTGGAAATCAAAATTAGGTCTATAA
- a CDS encoding beta-ketoacyl synthase N-terminal-like domain-containing protein encodes MKRVVITGMGINSCIGNSLEDVTHSLQNGISGTRHNPTYAELNFKSHVSAAAEQNFDGIDRKLKRFMGVCAMYAYNAAVAAVENAGLTAEDLAGNPRYGIAGGSGGNSTASVAEMIELLETKGARKVGPFFVPRNMSNTITANVGVAFKLQGVAHSITSACATSADAIGYAYNLIQLGKQDLMLAGGGEEDHWSQSLLFDAMGALCSKYNDTPETASRPYSADRDGFVIAGGGGFVVLESLEHAQARGANILAEVVAYAANSDGADMVAPSGEGATRCILMALDEAKQHGVDKIDYVNTHGTSTPAGDITELKAMGRAFGEGNVPPLSSTKSMTGHSLGAAGVQEAIYSILMMQNDFIAPNINVTELDEGTNGYDVVLEKRDAKLNTVMSNSFGFGGVNACLIFKKWEG; translated from the coding sequence ATGAAACGTGTTGTAATCACGGGTATGGGTATTAACTCATGTATAGGAAACTCGTTGGAAGACGTGACTCATTCTTTACAAAACGGGATATCAGGCACACGTCATAATCCTACTTATGCTGAATTAAATTTTAAAAGCCATGTCAGTGCAGCCGCAGAACAAAATTTTGATGGGATTGATCGTAAATTAAAACGCTTCATGGGCGTATGTGCCATGTATGCCTACAATGCTGCTGTTGCTGCTGTTGAAAATGCTGGATTAACTGCTGAAGATTTGGCTGGTAACCCGCGTTATGGTATAGCGGGCGGTTCAGGCGGTAACTCAACAGCATCTGTTGCTGAAATGATTGAATTACTTGAAACCAAAGGCGCACGTAAAGTGGGTCCTTTCTTCGTTCCACGTAATATGTCAAATACCATTACAGCAAACGTTGGTGTGGCATTTAAATTACAAGGTGTTGCTCACTCGATTACCAGTGCTTGTGCAACATCTGCAGATGCGATTGGTTATGCTTACAACCTCATCCAATTGGGCAAACAAGACCTAATGCTTGCGGGTGGTGGTGAAGAAGATCATTGGTCACAAAGCTTGTTGTTTGATGCGATGGGTGCATTGTGCTCAAAATATAACGACACACCAGAAACAGCGTCACGTCCATATTCAGCGGATCGTGATGGTTTTGTGATTGCTGGTGGTGGTGGTTTCGTTGTGCTTGAATCACTCGAACATGCTCAAGCACGTGGTGCAAACATCTTGGCTGAAGTTGTGGCATATGCTGCCAACTCCGATGGTGCAGATATGGTAGCTCCATCTGGTGAAGGTGCGACACGTTGTATCTTGATGGCTTTAGATGAAGCGAAACAACACGGTGTAGATAAAATTGACTATGTGAATACCCATGGTACATCGACACCTGCTGGTGACATCACTGAATTAAAAGCCATGGGGCGTGCGTTTGGTGAAGGCAATGTACCTCCTCTTAGCTCAACCAAATCAATGACTGGTCACAGCCTTGGTGCTGCAGGCGTACAAGAAGCGATTTATTCGATCTTGATGATGCAAAATGACTTTATTGCACCAAACATCAACGTGACTGAACTTGATGAAGGTACAAATGGTTATGACGTAGTACTTGAAAAACGTGATGCAAAATTGAATACTGTGATGAGTAACAGTTTCGGTTTTGGCGGCGTGAATGCATGTCTCATTTTCAAAAAATGGGAAGGCTAA
- the rpsG gene encoding 30S ribosomal protein S7: MPRRRVVAAREILPDPKFGSQTIAKFMNHVMQDGKKSIAESIVYGALDRVQEKNKVDPVEFFETTLEKVRPMVEVKARRVGGATYQVPMEVRPSRRTALAMRWLVDAAAKRSEKTMALRLAGELLDAAEGKGSAIKKREDVHRMAEANKAFSHYRF; the protein is encoded by the coding sequence ATGCCAAGACGTCGCGTAGTCGCTGCCCGTGAAATCCTTCCGGATCCTAAGTTCGGCAGCCAAACAATCGCTAAATTCATGAACCACGTAATGCAAGATGGTAAAAAGTCTATTGCTGAAAGTATCGTTTACGGTGCTTTAGACCGCGTTCAAGAAAAAAATAAAGTAGACCCAGTTGAATTTTTCGAGACTACTCTTGAAAAAGTTCGTCCAATGGTCGAAGTAAAAGCACGCCGTGTTGGTGGTGCTACATACCAAGTACCTATGGAAGTGCGCCCATCCCGTCGTACTGCCTTGGCTATGCGTTGGTTAGTAGATGCTGCTGCTAAGCGTTCTGAAAAAACTATGGCTTTACGTCTTGCTGGTGAGTTGCTTGACGCAGCTGAAGGTAAAGGTTCAGCGATCAAGAAACGTGAAGACGTGCATCGTATGGCTGAAGCCAACAAAGCATTCTCTCACTACCGTTTCTAA
- the rimI gene encoding ribosomal protein S18-alanine N-acetyltransferase yields MIRKMQMSDVQRVAEIERLVQTHPWTSKQFEESVSSYQSTVIEYQSQVVGFCILQPVLDEANLLLMAIDPKMQGQGLGYKLLEYSIEQLKNNPVQIFLEVRESNLAAIALYEKSGFHQIDVRRNYYPKADGSKENAIIMVKSCSDDFAQLFKM; encoded by the coding sequence ATGATTCGTAAAATGCAGATGTCAGATGTACAGCGTGTCGCTGAAATTGAACGTTTGGTACAAACACATCCGTGGACATCGAAACAGTTTGAAGAGTCAGTAAGCTCTTACCAAAGTACGGTCATCGAATATCAATCGCAAGTGGTTGGTTTTTGCATATTGCAACCTGTATTGGATGAAGCAAATTTACTGCTGATGGCGATCGATCCAAAAATGCAGGGTCAGGGTTTGGGATATAAGCTTTTAGAGTATTCAATTGAACAATTAAAAAACAACCCAGTTCAAATCTTTTTAGAAGTGCGTGAAAGCAATCTGGCAGCAATTGCTTTGTACGAAAAATCGGGTTTCCACCAGATTGATGTACGACGCAATTATTATCCTAAAGCTGATGGATCAAAAGAAAATGCGATTATTATGGTGAAATCGTGTAGTGATGATTTTGCACAACTGTTTAAAATGTAA
- a CDS encoding amino acid permease: MTTIDQKEDDVSSPHELQRKLSNRHLQLIAIGGAIGTGLFMGSGKTISLAGPSILIIYMIIGVMFFFLMRALGELLLSNLHYKSFIDMAHDLIGPGAGYYIGWSYWLGWVLVGIADLAAIINYLNFWLPPDMAFTPMGQAMISAGCVLLVLGINLLTVKLFGEIEFWFALIKIIAILSLIVVGGFMVFNHFHSPDGTLASFSNVWSHGGMFPKGTSGFLAGFQIALFAFVGVELLGTMAAETKDPEKNLPKAVNAIPTRIILFYVLSLFIVMSVTPWNLIPADKSPFVSLFMHAGIGSAAIIMNLVVLSSVMSSMNSGVFSTSRMLFGLAKDGQAPQALAKLSSRAVPAKGLFFSCLFILAGAALQYFVPNTIEAFTLASSLCVILFISIWGLIMVCYIRYRKRAPELHAKSTFKMPGGVFMSYVVLIFLLFTLVILSLEPDTLKALIISPLWLIILAITYRVLYIPRIKKMGKQL, translated from the coding sequence ATGACAACAATAGATCAAAAAGAGGACGATGTATCGTCGCCGCATGAATTACAACGTAAATTATCAAATCGACATCTACAGTTAATCGCCATTGGTGGTGCGATTGGTACCGGTTTATTTATGGGATCGGGTAAAACAATCTCCCTTGCTGGTCCTTCCATCCTGATTATTTATATGATTATTGGTGTGATGTTCTTTTTCCTGATGCGTGCATTGGGTGAGTTACTTCTTTCTAATCTGCATTACAAATCATTTATTGATATGGCACATGATCTGATTGGACCAGGAGCAGGGTATTACATTGGCTGGTCATATTGGTTGGGTTGGGTTTTAGTCGGTATTGCCGATCTCGCTGCCATTATTAATTATTTAAACTTTTGGCTACCGCCAGATATGGCCTTTACCCCAATGGGTCAAGCCATGATTAGTGCGGGCTGTGTTTTATTGGTTCTCGGTATCAATTTATTGACGGTAAAGTTATTTGGTGAAATTGAATTCTGGTTTGCATTAATCAAAATTATTGCCATTTTAAGTTTAATTGTGGTTGGTGGTTTCATGGTTTTTAATCATTTCCATTCTCCTGATGGAACCTTGGCCAGCTTTAGTAATGTATGGTCACATGGGGGCATGTTCCCTAAAGGAACGTCAGGTTTCTTAGCAGGCTTCCAAATCGCACTGTTTGCTTTTGTTGGGGTAGAACTACTCGGAACCATGGCAGCAGAAACCAAAGATCCAGAAAAAAACTTACCCAAAGCAGTGAATGCAATTCCAACGCGAATCATTTTATTCTACGTATTATCGCTTTTTATTGTCATGTCAGTCACACCATGGAATTTAATTCCAGCCGATAAAAGTCCATTCGTTTCATTATTTATGCATGCAGGTATTGGATCTGCTGCGATTATTATGAATTTGGTGGTGTTGTCTTCAGTGATGTCATCGATGAATAGCGGTGTATTCTCGACGAGTCGTATGTTGTTTGGATTGGCGAAAGATGGTCAAGCACCACAAGCCTTAGCCAAGTTATCGTCTCGTGCTGTGCCTGCAAAAGGCTTGTTTTTCTCGTGCCTGTTTATTTTAGCGGGAGCCGCATTACAGTACTTTGTCCCAAATACGATTGAGGCATTTACTTTAGCCAGTTCACTGTGTGTGATTCTGTTTATTAGTATTTGGGGGCTGATCATGGTGTGCTACATTCGTTATCGAAAACGTGCACCAGAGTTGCATGCAAAGTCGACATTTAAAATGCCTGGTGGGGTTTTCATGTCCTACGTTGTGTTGATTTTCTTGTTATTTACTTTAGTGATTTTGAGTCTAGAACCAGATACCTTAAAGGCTTTGATCATTAGTCCGTTGTGGTTAATTATTTTAGCCATTACCTATCGTGTACTTTATATCCCACGAATTAAAAAAATGGGTAAACAGCTTTAG
- a CDS encoding RidA family protein: MSHSDIQKFNSTEVMSAVTIFNGVVYLSGQVPKTKVPDIEAQTRDILATIDQLLAQANTDKSRLLSVQIFIKNLDDFPKMNAVWVEWLQGCVTPSRATIQADLVNPDWLIEIAVIAAQK, from the coding sequence ATGTCTCATTCAGATATACAAAAGTTCAACAGCACAGAAGTAATGAGTGCGGTGACAATATTTAACGGTGTCGTGTATTTATCAGGTCAGGTTCCAAAAACCAAAGTGCCTGATATTGAAGCCCAAACACGTGATATTTTGGCGACCATTGATCAGCTCTTAGCGCAAGCCAATACGGATAAATCACGCTTATTGTCGGTGCAGATTTTCATCAAAAATCTAGATGATTTTCCAAAAATGAATGCTGTCTGGGTTGAATGGCTACAGGGTTGTGTGACACCTTCACGTGCAACAATACAAGCGGATTTGGTCAATCCAGATTGGTTGATTGAGATTGCAGTGATTGCTGCACAAAAATAG
- a CDS encoding acyltransferase family protein produces MRNYQIDVLRGIAILLVLIHHFNIPYKLNDTFLGVTLGEESLITLIARNGNYGVTMFFVISGFLITQNILRRHNALNQVNLKEFYIRRIARIMPCLVLLVLLVTILGAMGLAPFMNQAPNGIDVSYELTLFSAFTFWMNILIIEYGWVNYALGVLWSLSVEEIFYLVFPILCLTLGKGKALPIFLLAIVMYAPYFRFLHFGAESGAYLYHYFSSFDGIAIGCLSALFIHHFNHKIHIARWWAFVIALFMVGLYLYAPIKQVSVWGISLFAFLTALLILAWSQPKQSNQQSFCTRTLVWIGKSSYEMYLFHLIILGLMKVLYLPKETIPIEKLMLLPIYFISVFILSGLIEKFYSNPLNLKIRQKFLKDE; encoded by the coding sequence ATACGAAATTATCAAATTGATGTTTTACGTGGAATTGCCATACTTTTGGTGCTCATCCATCATTTCAATATTCCTTATAAGTTGAATGACACTTTTTTGGGCGTGACCTTAGGTGAAGAAAGTCTGATCACCCTAATTGCGCGAAATGGAAATTATGGGGTGACGATGTTTTTCGTTATCTCTGGATTTTTGATTACCCAGAATATTCTGCGACGTCACAATGCATTGAACCAAGTCAATTTAAAAGAATTCTATATTCGACGTATCGCTAGAATCATGCCGTGTTTAGTCTTGTTGGTGCTGTTGGTCACTATACTGGGCGCAATGGGCTTAGCACCATTTATGAATCAAGCACCAAATGGCATAGATGTTTCTTACGAATTAACCCTTTTTTCAGCTTTTACCTTTTGGATGAATATCCTCATCATTGAATATGGTTGGGTGAATTACGCATTGGGCGTGTTGTGGTCATTATCTGTTGAAGAGATTTTCTATCTTGTTTTCCCAATACTGTGTCTGACACTAGGAAAGGGAAAAGCATTGCCCATATTTTTATTGGCAATTGTTATGTATGCACCTTATTTCCGATTTTTGCACTTTGGTGCAGAAAGTGGAGCATACCTTTATCATTATTTTTCAAGTTTTGATGGGATCGCCATCGGGTGTTTAAGCGCTTTATTTATTCATCATTTTAACCATAAAATTCACATTGCTCGATGGTGGGCTTTCGTTATTGCTTTATTCATGGTTGGACTTTATTTATATGCACCAATCAAGCAAGTGAGTGTATGGGGGATCAGTCTATTTGCATTTTTGACAGCACTTTTAATTCTAGCTTGGTCGCAACCGAAGCAATCTAATCAGCAAAGCTTCTGTACTCGCACATTGGTTTGGATTGGGAAGTCTAGTTATGAGATGTATTTATTTCATTTAATTATTCTGGGTTTGATGAAAGTGCTGTATTTACCCAAGGAAACCATACCAATTGAAAAGCTGATGTTATTGCCGATCTATTTCATCAGTGTATTTATTTTAAGTGGATTGATTGAAAAATTTTATTCCAATCCACTTAATTTAAAAATCCGTCAGAAATTTTTAAAAGATGAATGA